The Halomicronema hongdechloris C2206 genome includes a window with the following:
- a CDS encoding transposase, whose product MFGRSLLDPYNLRLLDWWNSGIRELSILMELLKPLGFESSLRTLQRYIYGLRKAQGLPPVRIKVAQTLPKVVDPQSPPFTPRQAAHLVMLNPDNLNPDNRQAEETDLLERVRQQHPNLTVLVELADEFLQLLRHRQAGVLDDWLRKAASCALKPLQTFAKGIFDDYAAAKQA is encoded by the coding sequence ATGTTTGGGCGCAGCCTACTCGATCCCTACAATCTACGACTTTTGGACTGGTGGAACTCGGGGATTCGAGAACTGAGCATTCTGATGGAATTGCTCAAACCCTTGGGTTTTGAAAGCTCTCTTCGGACCCTACAACGCTACATTTACGGCCTGCGCAAAGCACAGGGGCTACCGCCAGTGAGGATCAAAGTCGCTCAGACGTTGCCCAAGGTCGTTGACCCACAGTCGCCCCCCTTCACCCCGCGTCAAGCCGCCCACTTGGTCATGCTAAATCCAGACAATCTAAATCCAGACAATCGGCAGGCAGAAGAGACTGATCTCCTAGAGCGGGTGAGGCAACAGCATCCAAACTTGACGGTGCTGGTTGAGTTGGCTGATGAGTTCTTACAACTGTTAAGACACCGACAAGCAGGCGTCCTCGATGACTGGCTACGCAAGGCCGCCAGCTGCGCTCTCAAACCGTTGCAAACGTTTGCCAAAGGGATATTTGATGACTATGCTGCGGCTAAGCAAGCCTGA
- a CDS encoding aminoglycoside N(3)-acetyltransferase, with protein sequence MSEADAVKRSLQPVTVQSLVADLQTLGVRPGAVLLVHASLRALGWVCGAQVAVIDALMQALTPAGTLVMPTHSAHFSDPANWQHPPVPEAWWATIRASMPGFDPATTPTRGMGVIPEAFRAMPGVRRSYHPTASFAAWGQRAAEITQFHALRDPLGEESPLGRIYDLAGDILLLGVGHDKNTSLHLAERRAFGETQSQTQTGAPILGPQGWQWVTYAEPDVDSDDFEALGQAYGQVSQALVVGKVGLATALYMPQRELVEFGVAWLKAHRGPSGQVNA encoded by the coding sequence ATGTCTGAAGCCGACGCAGTCAAACGGTCTCTGCAACCGGTTACGGTGCAATCCTTGGTGGCAGACCTGCAGACCTTAGGGGTGCGGCCAGGCGCTGTTCTTTTGGTGCATGCTTCCCTGAGGGCGCTGGGGTGGGTGTGTGGAGCCCAGGTGGCCGTGATCGACGCCTTGATGCAAGCGCTCACCCCCGCAGGTACCCTAGTGATGCCAACCCATAGCGCCCATTTCTCCGACCCAGCCAATTGGCAACATCCCCCGGTGCCTGAGGCTTGGTGGGCAACGATTCGCGCCTCCATGCCCGGCTTCGATCCGGCGACGACACCGACGCGTGGCATGGGGGTCATTCCAGAAGCGTTTCGGGCGATGCCAGGGGTCCGGCGCAGTTACCACCCGACTGCCTCCTTCGCCGCCTGGGGCCAGCGAGCGGCGGAGATTACCCAGTTCCACGCCCTCAGGGATCCCTTGGGCGAGGAGTCACCGCTGGGGCGGATCTATGACCTGGCGGGGGATATCCTCTTACTTGGGGTGGGCCACGATAAGAATACGTCGTTGCACCTGGCTGAGCGGCGAGCCTTTGGGGAGACCCAGTCCCAAACTCAGACAGGGGCTCCTATCCTGGGACCCCAAGGGTGGCAATGGGTCACCTATGCTGAACCAGATGTGGACAGCGATGACTTTGAGGCCTTAGGGCAGGCCTATGGCCAGGTCTCCCAGGCACTGGTGGTGGGCAAGGTGGGACTGGCAACCGCCCTCTATATGCCCCAGCGAGAACTGGTGGAGTTTGGCGTCGCCTGGCTGAAAGCTCACCGAGGACCGTCGGGCCAAGTAAACGCCTAG
- a CDS encoding transposase, with amino-acid sequence MSYFLRNDVSYFLRNEQITAERVYLPLLRHVLSAFAGEAVLLTLDTTLLWNHWCLIEVCLAWGGRSLTLAQQVIEHRSATISFEQYHGVLECARRALPPGGQVTLLADRGFEHGDLIRWLNRHHWNWSIRVKSDWLVTLAQGRTQPVEALCPPPNQAPS; translated from the coding sequence GTGAGCTATTTTCTCCGCAATGATGTGAGCTATTTTCTCCGCAATGAGCAGATCACTGCGGAACGGGTCTACCTGCCCTTGTTACGCCATGTGCTGTCCGCGTTTGCTGGGGAAGCTGTCCTGTTGACCTTGGATACGACTCTGCTGTGGAATCACTGGTGCTTGATAGAGGTGTGCTTGGCTTGGGGCGGTCGGTCGCTCACGCTAGCCCAACAGGTGATTGAACATCGCAGTGCCACCATCAGTTTCGAGCAATACCACGGGGTGCTGGAGTGCGCCCGTCGAGCCTTACCGCCAGGGGGTCAGGTGACGCTTTTGGCCGACCGAGGCTTTGAACATGGAGACTTGATTCGTTGGCTCAATCGCCATCACTGGAACTGGTCGATTCGCGTCAAGTCAGACTGGCTGGTCACCCTGGCCCAGGGGCGAACTCAACCCGTCGAGGCCCTCTGTCCACCGCCGAATCAGGCGCCAAGTTAG
- a CDS encoding UPF0182 family membrane protein yields the protein MRRHPKLTRFSWAIPLLVLIVVLLMASGTLVHLLTESWWFTAVGFGSVFWTRIRWQVGIWLGVLVLYVLFLTLNYCLAVRFTQDRPFVFRDTPRGQELALYLPSLVRYGAIALIAIISLDGAAKAAGAWETILKYLNPTSFDQTDPIFQQDIGFYLFRLPCYEGLQQGLIGLLGWTLLLCLAFYALKGEIRLERGWKYFITGQVKAHLCVLLAAMAFILALGFWLDRFNLLYSPTGASFGAGYTDVHARLQAYWMMGFVTLAIAILFVISLWRSGFSLPSFGIGVYVIVLVVVSGLYPWAQQKLVVEPNELAKETPYIANTIGFTRRAYGLDQVQSESFPAESAIDRADLQANQSTIDNIRLWDYRPLLSTYRQLQEFRLYYRFQDVDIDRYTLDNDYRQVMLSGREMMYSQVPSEAQTWVNERLKFTHGYGLVMSPVNRVTSDGLPELFVKNIPPESSVDLAIEQPRIYYGEESTSYIFTGSSTPEFDYPQGDDNVVNQYDGGGGVPMGSIWRRLAYAYDLGSLKILISNYFTERSRIHYHRQVQQRVRQVAPFLALDDDPYVTVIDGRLKWIVDAYTISDRYPYSEPLGRSSEVQAILQGRTITDLASQGSNYIRDAVKVVVDAYDGSMHFFVVDEQDPVLNTYRQIFPDLFEPMTAVPEAVRAHFRYPLDLFKIQAQMYRAYHMANPEVFYNREDLWRFPTQIYEGEQVQMEPYYIIMRLPQETQEEFIQISPFTPVNKDNMVAWLAGRSDGDKYGKLLLYEFPKQQLVYGPSQIEARIDQTPEISQQLTLWSQEGSRVIRGDLQVIPIDQSLLYIEPVYLRSEQGELPELRRVIVAYDDQIVMRNTLEACLEAIFGTASAIPTPAPSSEEQPLSPDTTTVSPDIANLIQSALEAYETSQDALSQGDWPAYGEAQQRLQRILQQLEQTQSSN from the coding sequence GTGAGACGACACCCCAAACTAACCCGATTTTCTTGGGCGATTCCGCTGTTGGTGTTGATCGTCGTCTTATTAATGGCGTCAGGCACCCTGGTGCATCTACTCACAGAGTCCTGGTGGTTTACTGCTGTTGGGTTCGGGTCAGTCTTCTGGACTCGCATCCGCTGGCAGGTGGGCATCTGGCTGGGAGTGCTGGTGCTGTATGTCCTGTTCTTGACGCTGAATTACTGCCTGGCCGTGCGGTTTACTCAAGATCGTCCCTTTGTCTTTCGAGATACCCCTAGGGGGCAAGAACTGGCCCTCTATCTGCCATCCTTAGTGCGCTATGGTGCGATCGCACTCATTGCCATCATCTCCCTAGATGGTGCCGCCAAAGCCGCCGGTGCCTGGGAAACCATCCTGAAATACCTCAATCCCACCTCCTTCGACCAAACCGATCCCATCTTCCAGCAGGACATTGGTTTTTACCTGTTTCGCCTGCCCTGCTATGAGGGACTGCAACAGGGACTCATCGGTCTGCTGGGCTGGACACTGTTGTTGTGCCTCGCCTTCTATGCCCTCAAGGGGGAAATTCGCCTAGAGCGCGGTTGGAAGTACTTCATCACCGGTCAAGTCAAGGCCCATCTCTGTGTATTGCTGGCTGCCATGGCCTTCATTCTGGCGCTTGGCTTCTGGCTGGACCGATTCAACCTCCTCTATTCCCCCACAGGGGCGAGTTTTGGGGCCGGCTATACCGACGTCCATGCTCGCCTGCAAGCCTACTGGATGATGGGGTTTGTCACCCTGGCCATCGCCATCCTCTTCGTTATTTCCCTCTGGCGCAGCGGCTTCTCCCTACCCAGCTTTGGCATTGGTGTCTATGTCATTGTCCTGGTGGTAGTCAGCGGGCTCTATCCCTGGGCGCAGCAGAAGTTAGTGGTAGAGCCCAATGAACTAGCCAAAGAAACCCCCTACATAGCCAATACCATTGGCTTCACCCGCCGTGCCTATGGCCTAGACCAAGTCCAGAGCGAATCCTTTCCTGCCGAATCCGCTATTGATCGCGCCGATCTGCAAGCCAACCAATCAACCATCGACAACATTCGCCTCTGGGACTATCGCCCTCTACTCAGCACCTATCGACAGCTGCAAGAATTCCGCCTCTACTATCGCTTTCAGGACGTTGATATCGACCGCTACACCCTAGATAACGACTATCGCCAGGTCATGCTCTCCGGTCGAGAGATGATGTACAGCCAAGTCCCCTCCGAGGCCCAAACCTGGGTCAATGAGCGGCTCAAATTTACCCACGGCTACGGCCTAGTCATGAGTCCGGTCAATCGGGTGACATCGGACGGCTTACCCGAGCTGTTCGTCAAAAATATTCCCCCCGAATCTAGTGTTGATCTCGCCATTGAGCAACCCCGCATCTACTATGGCGAAGAGAGCACCAGCTATATCTTCACCGGCTCCAGCACGCCAGAGTTTGACTATCCTCAGGGAGACGATAACGTCGTCAACCAATATGACGGCGGCGGCGGGGTGCCTATGGGCTCAATCTGGAGACGTCTAGCCTATGCCTATGATTTGGGCAGCCTCAAGATTCTCATTTCCAATTACTTCACCGAGCGCTCGCGCATTCACTACCACCGTCAAGTGCAGCAGCGCGTGCGTCAGGTGGCCCCTTTTCTAGCCCTTGACGATGATCCTTATGTAACGGTTATCGATGGCCGTTTGAAATGGATTGTCGATGCTTACACCATCAGCGATCGCTATCCCTACTCCGAGCCCCTGGGTCGCAGCAGCGAAGTGCAGGCCATTCTGCAAGGTAGGACAATCACCGACTTGGCCAGCCAAGGGAGCAACTACATTCGTGATGCCGTCAAAGTTGTAGTCGATGCCTATGATGGCTCCATGCACTTCTTCGTGGTGGATGAGCAAGACCCCGTCTTGAACACCTATCGCCAGATCTTTCCCGATTTGTTTGAGCCCATGACGGCAGTTCCGGAGGCGGTGCGGGCCCATTTTCGCTATCCCCTAGACTTGTTCAAGATTCAGGCCCAAATGTATCGGGCCTATCATATGGCCAATCCAGAGGTGTTTTATAACCGGGAAGACCTGTGGCGCTTTCCCACTCAAATCTATGAAGGAGAGCAGGTGCAGATGGAGCCCTATTACATCATCATGCGTTTACCCCAAGAAACCCAAGAAGAATTTATTCAGATTAGCCCCTTTACCCCAGTCAATAAAGACAATATGGTGGCTTGGCTAGCGGGACGCTCCGATGGCGACAAATATGGCAAGCTTCTGCTCTACGAGTTTCCCAAGCAACAGCTAGTCTATGGCCCTAGTCAGATCGAAGCCCGCATCGATCAAACCCCTGAAATTTCGCAACAACTGACTCTCTGGAGTCAAGAAGGGTCTCGAGTGATTCGGGGAGATCTGCAGGTAATTCCCATCGATCAGTCTCTGCTGTACATCGAGCCTGTGTATCTGCGCTCAGAGCAGGGAGAATTGCCAGAGCTACGTCGGGTCATCGTTGCCTATGACGACCAAATCGTCATGCGAAATACATTGGAAGCCTGTCTGGAAGCGATTTTTGGCACAGCTTCGGCCATCCCGACTCCGGCCCCCTCATCGGAGGAACAGCCCCTAAGCCCAGACACAACAACGGTTTCCCCCGACATTGCCAACCTGATTCAGTCAGCCCTAGAGGCCTACGAAACGAGTCAAGATGCCCTGAGCCAGGGAGACTGGCCCGCTTACGGTGAAGCTCAACAACGGTTGCAGCGTATCTTGCAGCAACTCGAACAGACACAATCTTCTAACTAG
- a CDS encoding GAF domain-containing sensor histidine kinase, translating into MTHQPVPPTPPKHSAMYSESRLFCRLEGLSPVERWQRRQAVLDQLDLLNTDGVPVFEEAVQMGARFLAMPICILSIVNGTQQFFKAAVGLSQLGVMNRLAAQRALPLAEGLCTYVIDSEQVLAVANVLEHEAFTQLSLVQEYGVQAYAGIPLLTSQGDCIGTLAVMDTTPHHFSQQDIAFLELTARWAMGEFERNQLIASTTANSPWPTLASNSLKATIDAVRLNLIAQLTQDLRSPLTSIVGMASVLSRQIYGPLTDKQKEYTDIVRRSSQTLMNLVDDIIGLGTDRDDYNYLTPTPVDIEMLGQQVIQSLEQVATQREQQIKLTVEPGPRIWMLDKGKVRQLLYHLIFSVVQTAGEASTIQVHASRKADHLQLAVGLSNPWLGEGLPQALLALDHHLPGGNIGDLYPVNQDLVGPHPSRDLQFPDTTTSSQESSRELLSLLLSRQLTEMQRGALGIQGSPEAGYRYVITLPSLTANASTASRIAC; encoded by the coding sequence ATGACTCATCAACCTGTTCCCCCAACCCCTCCCAAGCACTCGGCGATGTACTCCGAATCGCGCCTGTTCTGTCGATTAGAGGGGCTGTCTCCGGTCGAGCGCTGGCAACGGCGACAAGCCGTGCTTGATCAGCTAGATTTGCTCAACACCGATGGCGTGCCGGTGTTCGAAGAAGCGGTTCAGATGGGGGCTAGATTCTTGGCAATGCCCATCTGCATCTTGAGTATTGTCAATGGGACCCAACAGTTCTTCAAAGCCGCCGTCGGCCTATCTCAGCTCGGGGTGATGAATCGGTTGGCAGCCCAACGAGCACTTCCCCTCGCAGAAGGTCTATGCACTTACGTCATCGATAGTGAGCAGGTGCTGGCCGTGGCCAATGTCCTAGAGCATGAGGCATTCACGCAGCTATCCTTAGTGCAAGAGTATGGGGTGCAAGCTTATGCCGGTATCCCTCTGCTGACCTCCCAGGGAGACTGCATCGGTACCTTAGCCGTGATGGATACCACGCCCCATCACTTCAGCCAACAAGATATCGCCTTCCTAGAATTGACCGCTCGCTGGGCTATGGGAGAATTTGAGCGAAACCAGCTGATCGCCTCAACGACTGCAAATTCTCCTTGGCCTACCCTAGCTTCCAACTCTCTGAAGGCCACCATTGATGCCGTGCGGCTGAATTTGATTGCTCAACTGACACAGGACCTGCGCAGCCCCTTAACCTCGATTGTGGGGATGGCCAGTGTACTCAGCCGGCAAATCTATGGCCCCCTAACCGACAAACAGAAAGAATATACCGACATCGTCCGCCGCAGTAGCCAGACCTTAATGAATCTAGTCGATGACATCATCGGCTTGGGGACCGATCGAGACGACTATAACTACCTGACACCAACGCCAGTCGACATTGAGATGTTAGGGCAGCAGGTGATCCAAAGCCTAGAGCAAGTCGCAACCCAGCGAGAGCAACAGATTAAGCTCACGGTTGAACCCGGCCCGCGGATTTGGATGCTAGATAAAGGTAAAGTGCGGCAGCTCCTCTATCACCTAATCTTTAGTGTGGTTCAAACCGCTGGCGAAGCTAGCACCATTCAAGTGCATGCCTCCCGCAAGGCTGACCATTTGCAGCTGGCTGTTGGGCTTTCAAATCCTTGGCTGGGAGAAGGGTTACCTCAAGCTTTGCTAGCTCTAGATCACCACTTGCCCGGAGGTAACATTGGGGATCTATATCCAGTCAATCAGGATTTAGTCGGCCCGCACCCGAGTCGGGACCTTCAATTCCCAGACACTACAACTTCCTCTCAGGAATCCTCTCGAGAGTTGTTGAGCCTACTCCTTAGCCGTCAACTCACCGAGATGCAGCGGGGAGCGCTAGGGATTCAGGGAAGTCCTGAGGCCGGATATCGCTATGTCATTACCTTGCCATCCCTCACGGCCAATGCCTCAACCGCGTCTCGAATAGCTTGTTGA
- a CDS encoding PIN domain-containing protein, protein MKIYVDTSVFNRPFDNQTQPRIILETQALRTILQLVESEQLELISSSVLDYETSRNANPTRQSWVRRCLELAKTYQSLQNDIIQRAKMLEGKGLKQIDALHVASAEQAGCDVFLACDDRLLRRYSGPMKAMNPVNFVLEITEVTQ, encoded by the coding sequence ATGAAAATTTATGTAGACACCAGTGTCTTTAATCGACCGTTTGACAACCAAACCCAACCGAGAATCATTCTTGAAACTCAGGCCCTGCGCACCATCCTACAGTTGGTCGAAAGTGAGCAGTTAGAGCTTATCAGCTCATCAGTGCTGGACTACGAAACCAGCCGCAACGCCAATCCAACCCGCCAAAGCTGGGTTCGTCGATGCTTGGAACTGGCAAAAACCTACCAATCCCTCCAGAACGATATTATCCAGAGAGCTAAAATGCTGGAAGGGAAAGGGCTGAAGCAGATCGATGCGCTTCATGTGGCTTCTGCCGAGCAAGCCGGTTGTGATGTTTTTCTGGCCTGTGATGACCGCTTACTGCGCCGTTATTCCGGCCCCATGAAGGCGATGAACCCGGTCAACTTTGTTTTGGAGATCACTGAGGTAACCCAATGA
- a CDS encoding Uma2 family endonuclease encodes MVQTTSSVTTFDEFMAWYPEQGRYELINGRVQEVKPTGVHEQVGGYLNGRLAVEIARLKLPYFLPKSCTIKPFSEQSGYLPDVVVVDSTQLKHEPRWQRESTLTQGKSMPLIVEIVSTNWRDDYQRKAADYEEMGIPEFWIVDYLGLGGRRYIGTPKQPTLSVYQWVDGEYQVALFRDEEPIVSPTFPDLELTLAQVLQESQVQGNDM; translated from the coding sequence ATGGTTCAGACAACTTCCTCAGTCACCACCTTCGATGAATTCATGGCCTGGTACCCAGAGCAGGGACGCTATGAACTGATCAATGGCAGGGTACAGGAAGTGAAACCAACCGGAGTCCATGAACAGGTGGGCGGGTATTTGAATGGTCGGCTAGCAGTGGAAATTGCCCGCCTCAAGTTGCCTTACTTTCTTCCCAAGAGTTGTACGATCAAGCCATTCAGTGAACAATCAGGTTATTTACCTGATGTGGTCGTGGTGGACTCCACTCAACTGAAGCATGAACCCCGCTGGCAGCGAGAATCCACCTTGACGCAAGGCAAGTCGATGCCGTTGATAGTAGAGATCGTCAGCACCAATTGGCGGGATGACTACCAGCGCAAGGCAGCGGATTATGAAGAGATGGGAATTCCGGAATTTTGGATTGTGGATTACTTAGGGCTGGGGGGACGGCGCTACATCGGCACCCCCAAGCAACCGACTCTTTCAGTCTATCAGTGGGTGGATGGAGAATATCAGGTGGCGCTCTTTCGCGATGAAGAGCCAATTGTATCGCCCACGTTTCCAGACCTAGAGCTAACCCTGGCTCAAGTGCTGCAGGAAAGCCAGGTTCAGGGTAATGATATGTAA